The following DNA comes from Fusarium verticillioides 7600 chromosome 9, whole genome shotgun sequence.
GCTCAGGCCTTGTAGACTGTAATCGCTGGGGAAGTCAGCTGCAAGTGCGTATGCCTTGGCCTGGTTGCGAGCGGCAATGTAAATTGGGCTGAAACCCAGAGAGTGCAGAGCAAAGACGGCAGCTCGGGTAGTCCCGCCGGAGCCCACGACCATGGCGGCCCCCCTTGTATCAGAGTCTGCCTGTTCCTCGATACCGGCGTCATGAAGAGCGTGTACCATGCCTCTCCAGTCTGTGTTGTCTCCCAAAAGTCGTCGACGGCCATTAGCGCCAGCTTTGCCCAAGGGAACAACGGTGTTGACAGCTCCGATGGCCTGAGCTGCAGCAGAAAGCTCGTCAACCTGACTCATGATGTCCAACTTGAGAGGTATGGTGACCGAGGCGCCTCCAAAATCAGCAGACCTCAGCACTTCACGCACATCCTCGATTTTGTCCGTCTCAAGACGATGGTACTGATGAGGCAGACCCATCTGCCCGAACAGGGTGTTGTGAAGAGCAGGCGAGCGAGATGCCGAGATGGGCTTGCCAAACAGATAGAATTTATACGGGTCCAGATCGCCGAGTAATGCAAGAGCACGACGTATCTCAGACGCGGACATCTGGCCTGGTGCGGCTTTGAAGGGCAGGCTGGGATGAGACACGGGCGTCAAGAATCGGTTTAGCACACGACTCAACTTTCCAGCTTTGCCCATGTTGATGACAATCATGGGTGTCTTCTGCGCTTCCTGCATTCGAGATTTAAATTTGGCAAGGTCGAAGTTGTCCTCAGGAGTGCGAGCAATACCGACCAACTTGATTATATCGCCGTACTGGAGAGCCCGGTTGTAATACTGAATCCACGACGCATTCTTCCAAGACATAGTACCCTTCGGGTCATGGTGAGAGGCGATTATGCGCGAATATCCGCGAGATTCTGCGATAGATTGGATGACATGGTCGGGCAGCGTCATTTCAACATCGACGTACTCCAGGCCCATCTGCAAAGCTAGGCGGTAGAGCTGGAGACCTTCTTCATAGGCACTGTCTGGGAATTTACCCCCCTGAGATTCGGTCCTCAACGTGAAAACGATAGGCTTCTTCGCTGAGGCGCGAAGAGTCGAAATCTGACGAGTAACAGAGTCGATGGAACGATCCTGGAGCAAATCAACCCTAAGCTCGACGGCATCAGAGCCAACCACAACCTCTGGCACAAGGTCAACAGCCCCGTCGACGTCAGGCACTGTAAGAGACACAAAGAAACTGTGGTCTTTGTTCAAAACGTCCTTGAAATGAGAGTTTCTGCCTGCGATAGAATGTACGAATTGCTGGAAGTCGGAGGGAATCTCCGCCTTGGAGCCAGACGATTCGGAGTGCGGACTGTAGTACAGATGTGTGCTGCACTCGTTGTAGAAGTCCTTGCGTCGCAAATAGACCTGTCGAATCTCACTGGTATAGGCCGGTCGGGTTTTGTCACGGTTGAGATATTCAACCACTTGGTCGGTATCGCGATGGACTAACAAGACATTACCACCGCTTTTGCCATAGCTCTTGAGCATCTCTCTCGCCTCCGGAGTCTCGAccaaaccaccaccacaagaGAAGATATGGCCAGTTTTATTGTTCTCCATGACATCCTGCAGAAGCGCCAGCTCATCCGCACGGAAACCCTCCCACCCACGGTCACCTCTGATCATCTCGGGAATCGTCCGCCCGGCACGCCTCTCTAGCTCCTGATCCAAATCGATGAATTTCCAACCCAGAAGCTTAGCCATCCAGTTACCAGCGGTAGTCTTACCGGCGCCTCGCattccgatgatgaagactgaGCGTTCCAAAACTGCCTCTTGGCTctcatggtcatggtcatcGACATCTGGCTCTTCACCGACCATGTCGACCTTGAAAGCTTGGGAGAGAATGTCCCACCACCCTGGCCAGGTTTTGCCAACACACTCCCTCTCCGTGACGACCACAGGGCCAGGCGAGGCAATTGCAAGAACACTAAAGCTCATCGCAACACGATGGTCATCATAGCAATGAATACCAACCTCTGGCGTCACTACACCGCCATCTCGGCTCTTACCGAGAACCTCAAtgccatcctcaagctcattaCATTGCACGCCAAACTTTGCAAGCTGATCCTTCATAGCGGCAATACGGTTGCACTCTTTAACGCGTTGATTAGCAATGCCCGTGATTCGAGTTGTCCCCGACGCGACAGCGGCCAGGACTGACGCCGTGAGGAATGCGTCGGTCATGGGCTCCATATCGACGTGAGCAAGACCCTTGAGTTGGCCAGGGGCAGGACCAGTGACAGTTGTGGAGTGGTCAGACTGCTCAACATAACATCCCATAGGCTTCAGGACATCAACAGCGAAGCGGGCATCTCCCTGCAGGGACTTTGAGCCAATATTGGGAATTGTACACTTGGTACCAGTGATGGCGGCAACTGCAAGGGGGTAAGTTGCAGAACTCGCGTCACTCTCAATGGTGTACTCCTGAGGGTTCTTATAAGTACCCTGAGGGATATGATAGGTGTTGGGCTCATGCGAAGATACATCCACGTTGATACCGAAGGAGGCCATCATGGTGATAGTCATATCGATGTAAGGCTGGGAGATAGGCTTACCTCCAACCAGACGCAGTGTGACAGGGTTCTTGGCGTAAGGAGCGGCCATGAGAATTGATGAAACGTATTGTGACGAAATGGTGGCGGCAAGCTCGATGTCCCCCCCCTGGAACCCACCAGCGGCATCAATTCGCAAGGGCAGACTGTTCTCCTTACCAAGATACTCGATTTCGACACCGTTGGAGCGCAAGGCATCAACAAGTGCGCCGATCGGGCGAACCTGCATCCTTGCATTGCCCGTCAGAACGTTGACACGAGATGCCTGGCTAGGGGCGGCAAGGGCGACAACGGTAG
Coding sequences within:
- a CDS encoding pentafunctional AROM polypeptide (At least one base has a quality score < 10); translated protein: MAQAERRDPTRISILGEPNIIVDHGLWLNFVVDDLLENTPTSTYVLITDTNLFDTYVPAFQARFEAASQATATRLLTYTIPPGEASKSRETKAEIEDWMLSQQCTRDTVIIALGGGVMGDMIGYVAATFMRGVRFVQVPTTLLAMVDSSIGGKTAIDTPMGKNLVGAFWQPKRIYIDLTFLETLPAREFINGMAEVVKTAAIWNETEFTILEESAAHILECVRSKGESRLDPIRDVLKRIVIGSAGVKAEVVSSDEREGGLRNLLNFGHSIGHAFEAILTPQLLHGEAVAIGMVKEAELARHLGVLRPGAVARLVKCISSYDLPTSLRDKRVIKLTAGKKCPVDILLEKMGVDKKNDGKKKKIVLLSAIGKCHEPRASVVEDKVIRTILSSSIRVTPGVPKDLDVTVAPPGSKSISNRALILAALGSGTCRIKNLLHSDDTEYMLSAIHQLGGASYSWQEAGEVLVVEGKGGNLRASKEPLYLGNAGTASRFLTTVVALAAPSQASRVNVLTGNARMQVRPIGALVDALRSNGVEIEYLGKENSLPLRIDAAGGFQGGDIELAATISSQYVSSILMAAPYAKNPVTLRLVGGKPISQPYIDMTITMMASFGINVDVSSHEPNTYHIPQGTYKNPQEYTIESDASSATYPLAVAAITGTKCTIPNIGSKSLQGDARFAVDVLKPMGCYVEQSDHSTTVTGPAPGQLKGLAHVDMEPMTDAFLTASVLAAVASGTTRITGIANQRVKECNRIAAMKDQLAKFGVQCNELEDGIEVLGKSRDGGVVTPEVGIHCYDDHRVAMSFSVLAIASPGPVVVTERECVGKTWPGWWDILSQAFKVDMVGEEPDVDDHDHESQEAVLERSVFIIGMRGAGKTTAGNWMAKLLGWKFIDLDQELERRAGRTIPEMIRGDRGWEGFRADELALLQDVMENNKTGHIFSCGGGLVETPEAREMLKSYGKSGGNVLLVHRDTDQVVEYLNRDKTRPAYTSEIRQVYLRRKDFYNECSTHLYYSPHSESSGSKAEIPSDFQQFVHSIAGRNSHFKDVLNKDHSFFVSLTVPDVDGAVDLVPEVVVGSDAVELRVDLLQDRSIDSVTRQISTLRASAKKPIVFTLRTESQGGKFPDSAYEEGLQLYRLALQMGLEYVDVEMTLPDHVIQSIAESRGYSRIIASHHDPKGTMSWKNASWIQYYNRALQYGDIIKLVGIARTPEDNFDLAKFKSRMQEAQKTPMIVINMGKAGKLSRVLNRFLTPVSHPSLPFKAAPGQMSASEIRRALALLGDLDPYKFYLFGKPISASRSPALHNTLFGQMGLPHQYHRLETDKIEDVREVLRSADFGGASVTIPLKLDIMSQVDELSAAAQAIGAVNTVVPLGKAGANGRRRLLGDNTDWRGMVHALHDAGIEEQADSDTRGAAMVVGSGGTTRAAVFALHSLGFSPIYIAARNQAKAYALAADFPSDYSLQGLSQASDIDKVSPNVKVVVSTIPADRPIDPILRELVAVVLSRPAVNEERRVLLEMAYKPSHTPIMQLAEDAGNWTTIPGLEVLASQGWYQFELWTGIAPLYKDARAAVLGL